The Neodiprion fabricii isolate iyNeoFabr1 chromosome 4, iyNeoFabr1.1, whole genome shotgun sequence genome window below encodes:
- the LOC124180491 gene encoding protein suppressor of forked codes for MSGEKTEFDWGNEKLQRAQKTVEESPYDLEAWSILIREAQNRPITEVRSVFEKLVNVFPSAGRYWKIYIEQEMKMRNFEKVEKLFQRCLMKILNIELWKLYLSYVKETKASLASYKEKMAQAYDFALDKIGMDIHSYSIWNDYVTFLKSVEAVGSYAENQKISAVRKVYQRGVINPMINMEQLWKDYMAFEQNINPIIAEKMAIERSRDYMNARRVAKELEAVTRGLNRSAPSVPPTGHSEEVKQVELWKKYIAWERSNPLRTEDTSLVARRVMFAIEQCLLCLGHHPAVWHQAAHFLELSSKILTEKGDVNAAKNLSDEAATMFERATNTLLSKNMLLYFAHADFEEGRVKYEKVHQIYQKFLDIPDIDPTLAYVQYMKFARRAEGIKSARIVFKRAREDARCAHQVYVAAALMEYYCTKDKNIAFRIFELGLKKFSDNPEYILCYIDYLSHLNEDNNTRVLFERVLSSGSLEPEKSVDIWNRFLEFESNIGDLASIVKVEKRRSAVLEKIKEFEGKETAQLVDRYKFLNLYPCTPIELKSIGYMEVSNVVRNNSGITPRVTDPEESMASLPRPDLSQMIPYKPKVNALAGEHPVPGGTFPLPPAAAQLCTMLPPPGCFRGPFVAVDLLVDVFSRIQLPEHAPLPVADNGCDTKLFDLAKSVHWIVDESNDGTQIGSKRRRTRLGGDDSEDDDLPPPPANDIYRQRQQKRVK; via the exons ATGTCTGGAGAAAAAACTGAATTT GATTGGGGAAACGAAAAACTACAACGGGCTCAGAAAACTGTCGAAGAATCGCCGTACGACTTAGAAGCATGGAGTATATTGATTAGGGAGGCTCAAAACAGACCGATCACCGAAGTGAGATCcgtatttgaaaaacttgtcaACGTGTTCCCATCAGCTGGTCGTTACTGGAAAATATACATTGAGCAAGAG ATGAAAATGCGCAACTTTGAGAAGGTGGAAAAG CTCTTCCAAAGATGTCTTATGAAAATCTTAAATATTGAGTTGTGGAAACTCTATCTTTCTTACGTCAAAGAAACAAAAGCAAGCCTTGCTTCGTACAA ggAGAAAATGGCACAGGCGTATGATTTTGCATTGGATAAAATTGGCATGGATATCCATTCTTACAGTATTTGGAACGATTATGTCACctttttgaaaagtgttgaaGCTGTCGGTTCTTACGCAGAAAATCAAAAGATTAGTGCTGTGCGAAAG GTATATCAACGCGGTGTTATAAATCCAATGATTAATATGGAACAGTTATGGAAAGATTATATGGCATTTGAACAAAACATCAATCCCATAATTGCTGAAAAAATGGCTATTGAAAGGTCTAGAGACTACATGAATGCGAGACGAGTGGCTAAGGAGCTGGAAGCAGTAACAAGGGGCTTAAATAGAAGTGCCCCTAGTGTTCCACCAACGGGTCACTCTGAAGAAGTTAAACAG GTTGAATTGTGGAAAAAGTACATTGCCTGGGAGCGCAGCAATCCATTGCGAACAGAGGATACGTCGCTTGTTGCTCGCCGTGTGATGTTTGCGATTGAGCAGTGCCTTCTCTGTCTTGGGCATCATCCTGCGGTCTGGCATCAAGCTGCACACTTTTTAGAGCTGAGCTCAAAGATACTAACTGAGAAGGGTGACGTGAATGCAGCTAAAAATCTGAGCGACGAGGCTGCAACAATGTTCGAAAGAGCGACAAATACTctactttcgaaaaatatgcTGCTTTATTTTGCTCATGCtgattttgaagaaggacgaGTCAAGTATGAAAAAGTCCATCAAATCTATCAGAAGTTCCTAGATATCCCAGACATCGATCCAACTCTG GCGTACGTCCAATACATGAAATTTGCAAGACGTGCTGAAGGGATCAAATCAGCCAGGATAGTTTTCAAAAGAGCTAGAGAAGATGCTAGATGTGCACATCAGGTTTACGTTGCCGCCGCGTTGATGGAGTATTACTGCAccaaagataaaaatatagcTTTTAGAATCTTTGAATTAGgcctaaaaaaattcagcgatAATCCTGAATACATCTTGTGCTACATAGATTATCTCTCTCATTTAAATG AGGACAATAATACGAGAGTACTTTTTGAGAGGGTATTATCGTCAGGTAGTTTAGAGCCAGAAAAATCTGT TGATATTTGGAATAGATTTCTCGAGTTTGAATCCAACATTGGTGACTTGGCCAGTATCGTAAAAGTTGAAAAGCGGCGAAGTGCAGTATTAGAAAAG ATAAAAGAATTTGAAGGTAAGGAGACTGCTCAGCTGGTAGACAGGTATAAGTTCCTCAATCTCTATCCTTGTACACCAATAGAATTGAAATCTATCGGTTACATGGAGGTGTCCAACGTAGTAAGGAATAATTCTGGCATAACACCTAGGGTGACCGACCCTGAAGAGTCCATGGCATCTTTGCCAAGACCAGATTTGTCACAAATGATACCTTATAAACCAAAAGTAAACGCCCTGGCGGGTGAACATCCAGTACCAG GCGGTACTTTCCCGTTACCTCCAGCTGCTGCTCAACTATGTACAATGCTTCCGCCGCCTGGATGCTTCCGAGGACCATTTGTTGCAGTCGATTTGCTTGTCGACGTTTTCAGTAGAATCCAATTACCGGAACATG CTCCACTTCCTGTAGCAGACAATGGATGCGA
- the LOC124180495 gene encoding cytochrome c oxidase assembly protein COX20, mitochondrial: MDEEDDHKPLMLFGRDVTRIPCFRNSFLSGITCSIVGGLGTFMFTSKPKLASHIGMATFVGSTWSYWVYCRYTWSKQQIEVARLQELIEQHATYAGTPKEKEIDRLPLVDA; this comes from the coding sequence ATGGACGAAGAAGACGATCACAAGCCGCTGATGTTATTCGGGAGAGACGTTACAAGGATTCCATGCTTCAGAAATAGTTTCCTATCCGGAATAACCTGCAGTATTGTCGGCGGCTTAGGTACGTTCATGTTTACCAGCAAACCGAAACTCGCCTCGCACATTGGCATGGCCACCTTCGTCGGCTCGACATGGAGTTACTGGGTTTATTGCCGGTATACGTGGTCCAAACAACAGATCGAGGTAGCGAGACTGCAGGAGCTCATCGAACAGCACGCTACCTACGCAGGGACGCCAAAGGAGAAGGAAATTGACAGATTGCCTCTGGTGGATGCGTGA